The genomic interval CCGCGAGGAGATGGACATCCCCGTCTTCCACGACGACCAGCACGGCACCGCCATCATCTCCGGCGCCGCACTCCTCAACGCCTGTGACATCACCGGGAAGGACATCTCCGAGCTGGATATCGTCTTCTCGGGCGCGGGCGCGTCGGCCATCGCCACCGCTCGCTTCTACGTCTCGCTCGGCGCGTCGAAGGAGAACATCACGATGTGCGACTCCTCGGGCCCCATCACGCCCGACCGCGACGATGTCAACGAGTACAAGCGCGAGTTCGCCAACGCGACCGACGCCGACGACCTCGCGGACGCGATGGTCGGCGCGGACGTGTTCGTCGGCCTCTCCGTGGGCGGCATCGTCTCGCAGGACATGGTCCGCGGGATGGCAGAGGACCCGGTCATCTTCGCGATGGCGAACCCCGACCCCGAAATCGGCTACGAGGAGGCGAAGGCCGCCCGCGACGACACGGTCATCATGGCCACGGGTCGCTCCGACTACCCCAACCAGGTGAACAACGTCCTCGGCTTCCCGTTCATCTTCCGGGGCGCGCTCGACGTGCGCGCCACGGAGATAAACGAGGAGATGAAACGCGCCGCCGCCGAGGCCCTCGCGGACCTCGCGCGACAGGACGTGCCCGATGCGGTCGTGAAGGCGTACGGCGACCAGCCGCTCCAGTACGGCCCGAACTACGTCATCCCGAAGCCGCTCGACCCGCGGGTGCTGTTCGAGGTCGCCCCCGCCGTCGCGCAGGCGGCCATCGACTCGGGCTGTGCCCGCGAGGAGATGGACCTCTCGACGTACGCCGAGGGGCTGGAGGCGCGGCTCGGCAAGTCCCGCGAGATGATGCGCGTCGTCCTCAACAAGGCGAAGTCCGACCCCAAGCGCGTCGTGCTCGCGGAGGGCGACGACGAGAAGATGGTCCGGGCCGCCTACCAGCTGACGGACCAGGGCATCGCGGAGCCGGTGCTGATCGGCGACGCCGACGATGTGCGCCGCACCGCCGCCGAACTCGGCCTCGACTTCGAGCCGGAGGTCGTGGACCCCGAGGGCGGCGACCTCGAACCGTACGCCGACCGGCTGTACGAACTCCGCCAGCGGAAGGGCATCACCCGCCGCGAGGCCGAGGAGCTCGTCACGGACGGCAACTACCTCGGCAGCGTGATGGTGGAGATGGGCGACGCCGACGCGATGCTCACCGGCCTCATGCACCACTACCCCGAGGCGCTGCGCGCGCCCCTGCAGGTCGTCGGCACCGACCCGGAGACGGACTACGCCGCGGGCGTGTACATGCTGACGTTCAAGAACCGCGTCGTCTTCTGTGCCGACACCACGGTGAACCAGGACCCCTCCGCCGAGGTGCTGGAGGAGGTCACGAAGCAGACGGCGAAGCTGGCGCGCAGTTTCAACGTCGAGCCGCGCGCCGCCCTGCTCTCGTACTCCGACTTCGGCTCCGTCCGCAACGAGGGCACCGAGAAGGTCCGCGACGCCGCGAACGCGCTGCGGGCCGACGACGCGGTCGACTTCACCGTCGACGGCGAGATGCAGGCCGACACCGCCGTCGTCGAGGAGATGCTCACCGGCGACTACGACTTCTCCGACCTCAAGGAACCCGCGAACGTCCTCGTCTTCCCCAACCTGGAGGCCGGCAACATCGCCTACAAACTCCTGCAACGCTTGGGCGGCGCCGAGGCCATCGGCCCGATGCTCGTCGGCATGGACAAGCCCGTCCACGTCCTCCAGCGCGGCGACGAGGTCAAAGACATCGTGAACCTCGCCGGCGTCGCCGTCGTCGACGCTCAGGACGACTGACCGCACGACTCCCGGGCCGAACGGCCCTTTCGTTTCCCGTAGCTATCACGCGAGTGACGCGACGAACGTGGGGCGAGCGCCGGAACGTATCCCCGGACGCAGTACGTGACCCGTGCGAAACGTTGAAACCCGGTACGCTATATCTGTGTGCGTATGTCACGCGAATTCAGTATGGACCGTCGCGCGTACCTCGCGACCCTCGGTACGGGCGCGGCAGCATCGCTCGCCGGCTGTTCCGGCTTCCTCGGCGGCTCGGACGCGATCGTTCCCGGCACCGCGCCGGGGTTCCAGCCGTTCGAGTTCCGGGAGGGCGGCGAACTCGTCGGCTTCGACATCGACCTGACGGAGGCGGTGTTCGCCGAGACGGACTACGAACTGGCCGAGTGGGAGACGTTCGAGTTCGACTCGCTCATCCAGGCGCTCACGAACGACCGCATCGACTTCATCGCGGCCGCGATGACCATCAACGACGACCGCGACGAGACCATCGACTTCTCGGACCCGTACTACTCCGCGAACCAGTCGGTCGTCGTCCGCGACGACGGGAGCTTCTCGCCGAGCGAACTGGGCGACCTCTCCGGCCACCCCATCGGCGCGCAGTCGGGGACCACGGGCGAGGGCGTCATCCAGACCGAACTCATCGAGACGGGCGAACTGGAGGAGTCGAACTACAACAGCTACGACAACTACGTGCTGGCCGTCGAGGACCTCCAGAACGGCAACATCGACGCCGTCGTCATCGACGAGCCGGTCGGCGAGACGTTCGCGAGCCAGCGCCCGGTCGAGGTCGCGTTCGTCTACGAGACGGGCGAGCAGTACGGCTTCGGGATGCGGACGGAGGACGACGACCTCACGACGGCCGTCAACGAGGGCCTCGCCGCCGTCCGGCAGGGCGGCACCTACGGCGAACTGACGAGCGAGTGGTTCGGTAACTGAGATGCTGGCCCAGACCGGCCCCGACCCGTGGGAGTTCATCTACGCGAACTCGGGGTTCCTCTTCGAGGGGCTCGTCTTCACCCTCGCGCTGACGGCGACGAGCATCGTGCTCGGCTTCGTCGTCGGTCTCCCCGCGGCCGTCGTCGAGACGTACGGCGACGGCCTCGGCCGGCGGCTGGTCGAACGGGTCGGCGTCCTCTTCCGCGGGACACCCATCGTCATCCTGCTCGCGGTGTTCTACTTCGTCTTCCCGCTCAACATCACGACGTTCGTCGCCGCGACGCTCGGACTGGGACTCCGGTCGGCGGCCTACCAGTCGCAGATATTCCGCGGCTCGCTCCAGTCGGTGAGCGGCGGGCAGATGGAGGCGGCCCGCGCCGTCGGGCTGACGAAGCGGGAGGCCATCCGCCGTGTCACGGTGCCGCAGGCGCTCCGCCGGGCGATTCCCGGCTTCCAGAACGAGTTCACCATCGTGTTGAAGGACACCTCCGTCGCCTACGCCATCGGGCTGGGCGAACTGCTGACGAACGGGACGCAGTTGTACCTCACCGAGGACGGCAACACCGCGGTGCTGGAGATATTCCTCGTCATCTCGGCGGTGTACTTCGTGCTCACGATGGTCGCAAACCGCTCCCTCGACTTCGTCGGGCGCGTCTTCGCGATTCCGGGGGGTGACGCCCGGTGAGCCTGCTGGAGTTCGACGACGTGTACCAGTCGTACGGCGACGAGGAGGTGCTGAAGGGCATCACCGCGTCGATGGACCGCGGCGACGTGGAGGTCGTCATCGGCCCGTCCGGGTCGGGAAAATCGACGCTGTTGCGGTGTGTGAACCGCCTCACCGACATCGACAGCGGCGACATCCGGCTGGACGGCACCTCCATCTACGACCGCGACGAGAACGACCTCCGCCGGCAGGTCGGGATGGTGTTCCAGGACTTCAACCTCTTCGCGCACCTCACGGCGCTGGAGAACGTCACGCTGGGGCTGCGGCGCGTGCGCGGCTTCACGAAGGAGGAGGCCCGCGCCGACGCGCACGACCACCTCGAGCGGGTCGGCCTCGCGGACCAGGCCGACTCCTACCCGGCGGAGCTGTCGGGCGGGCAGAAACAGCGCGTCGGCATCGCCCGGGCGCTGGCGATGGACCCCGAACTGATGCTGTTCGACGAGCCGACGAGCGCGCTCGACCCCGAACTGGTCGGCGAGGTGGTCTCCGTGATGCGGGACCTCGCCGACGAGGGGATGACGATGCTCGTCGTCACCCACGAGATGGGGTTCGCCCGCTCGACCGCCTCCCGGCTCACGTTCATGGACGACGGTAAACTGGTCGAACAGGGGCCGCCCGACAGGCTGTTCGAGGCCCCCGAACACGAGCGGACGGCGCGGTTCCTCCGTCGGCTCACCGACATGCACGCCGGCACGGGCCCATGAGCGGCGCGACGGCCACCGAAACGCGGCGGCTCGGCGGCGGCGCGGCCCTCCGGTACGCCGCGTTCGGCGTCTTCTGGGGCTACCTCCTCCTCCGGTGGGCGTACGAGTGGGTGCTCGCGGACGCGCTCGGCATGGCCCGCGGCGCGCCGTTCCTCCCGGTCGGGACGTTCGAGTCGCTCGCCGCGTCGTGGACCGGCACGCCCGTCGGCGGCTTCTTCTCGTTTCTCGCGCTCGTCGGCGAGTCGCTCCCGGCCGCGGTGAGCGGCGCGTGGCTCACCGTCGTCCTCACCGTCGTTTCGATGCTGCTGGGGCTGGTCATCGCCGTCCCCCTCTCGGTCGCGCGGGTGTACGGCGGTCGCCTCACGCGCGGCGTCGCGCTCGCGTACACGGAACTCATCCGCGGAACGCCGCTGCTCGCCCAGCTGTTCGTCCTCTACTTCGGCCTCTCGCTGTCGGCGACCATCCGGGAGCTCCCCTTCGTCGGGGAGGGGTTCGTCCCCGGGCAGGCGGTGTTCGTCGCCGTCATCGGCTTCACCATCAACAGCGCGGCCTACCAGTCCGAGTACATCCGGTCGGCCCTGCTGTCGGTCGAGGACGGCCAGCTACGGGCCGGCCGCGCCGTCGGCCTCTCGCGGCTCGACACCATCCGGTACGTCGTGCTCCCGCAGGGGCTCCGCTACGCGATTCCGGGCTGGACGAACGAACTCGTCTACCTCATCAAGTACTCGTCGCTGGCGGCGTTCATCACCGTCCCCGAACTGTACAAGCGGACGAGCGACATCGCCGCGGGGAACTTCCGCTACTTCGAACTGCTCGTGCTGGCGGGCGTCATCTACCTCGGCCTCGTCCTCTCGGCGTCGGCGCTGATGGGGCGCGTCGAGGACCGCGTCTCGATTCCGGGGCTCGGCTCCGAGAGACGGCGCTGAGCCGGGTCACATGAAGTCCGAGAGGCCGGACTGCCCGTCGTCGCTCTCCGCGTCGGCCGCCGTCTCCTCCTCGCCGTCGTCCTCGGCCAGCGACTCTACGTCGCCGCTCTCCGCCTGTGCGGCCTCGCTCTCCCCCGCGTCCTCCTCGACCCGTTCGAGGAAGGCGTCGCCGCCGTGTTCGGCCGCCTCCTCGGCCTTCAGTTCCTCGGCGTCGGCCACCACGTCCTGCACCTTGTTCGTGGACTCGCCCGACCCGGTGACGAACGCGACGCCCGCGGCGTCGAGGTCGTAGCGCGCGGCCATCCGCACCGTGAGGTCGCGGTTCTTGCAGTGGTGGGTCATCACGGCGAGGAAGGGGATGACGTCGCGGCGCGCGGTGGCCGTCGAGACGCCCGCCGTCTCCGCGATACGCGCCGCGATGTCGTCGCGCGTCTTGTTCTTCGTCGAGCGGTACGGCGCGCCGCCGTAGCGGGTCCACCCGCCGCGCGTCTCGTCGCGTGCCGCCGCGACGCCGGCGGCGATGTTGTCCGTCGCGTAGCGCCAGTACGAGTAGTTCTGGGTGGCGCGCACGCGGCCGAGCCACCGGTCGGCCCGCGAGAGGTGGTCGTACGCGCGGGCGAGTTCGCCGGCGTCGAACACCTTCGGCGCCTTGTCCTCCAGCCACAGGAGGAGGTCGTCGGGCGTCTCGTCCACGTCGTAGGTGAGGTGGAGCGCGTCCTCGGCGTCCTCCTCCTTCAACACGGCGTCGAGGAAGTCGAAGATGCCCTTCGTCGTGTCGCGGTCCCCGTTCGTGATGTCGTCGACGGTGACCTCGTCCTTCCCGTCGGCGACGGCCTGGAGGTCCTTCACCGCGCCGCGCAGGTCGCCGTCGTTGCCGTCCGCGATGCGCTTCAGCGCCTTCTCGTCGAACGCGATACCCTCCTTCCGGCAGAGGTCCCGCAGGACGGGGACGATGGAGCGGGAGGACACGTCGCGGAACTCGATGGTGCGACAGGCGTCGCGGAGGCCGCGCGACATGTCGTAGAACTCGTTCGCGATGAGGACCATCGGCTGGCTGGCCTCCTTCACGATGCGGGTGACGGCGCGCGCGCCGCCCCGGTCGTAGGTGCCGTGGATGTTGTCCGCCTCGTCCATGATCACGAGGCGACGCCCCGGCTCCCCCTCCGCCGACTGCGTGAGCGTGCTCGACTTGGCCGCCTCGCCCGCCACCCGGTCGATGACGTCGCCCGTGCGCTGGTCCGAGGCGTTGAGTTCGATGACGGGCCACCCCATGTCGTTGGCGAGCGCGTGGGCCGCGCTCGTCTTCCCGACGCCCGGCGACCCGTGGAGGATGACGGCCTCGCGGTGGTCGTCCCACGTCTCGGCCCACTCGCGGAGCGCGTCGCGCGCCTTGTCGTTGCCGCGCACCTCCGAGAGCGTCGAGGGGCGGTACTTCTCCGTCCAGTCCATTACCATGGGGTCGGCGCGTCCGGGGTGTGAAGGTTTCGGACGCGCCCCCGGCACGGCCACCCACGCCGGGGAACCGCTTTAGTCCGGACCCGGCGACCCGCCGGTATGTCGCTGTTCCCCGCGACGATGGAGACGGACCGCCTCCGCTTCGAGGCGATACGGCCCGGGAGCCTCGACCCCGTCGAGATGTACGAACACGTCCGGCCGGACGCGCCGGCCATCGACGAGGTCACGCGGTACCTCAGGTGGGGACCGCACCCGACGCCGAAGGCGACCGCGGAGTTCGTGGCCCGGGCCGGCGAGGCGTACGAGGCGAGCGAGGACGTCCACTACACCGTCCGACCGACGGAGGGCGACCTCGCGGGCGAGTTCCTCGGCACCGCCGGCTTCCACCCCGACTGGGACCGCGAGGTCGCCACCCTCGGCGTCTGGTTCCGGGAGGTCGCGTGGGGCAACGGCTACTCGGGCGAGCGGGCGGCCCGGATGCTCGAACTCGCCTTCGAGCGGCTGGACCTCGCGTACGTGAAGATCGACCACGACGCGCGAAACGAGCGGTCGCGCCGCGCCATCGAGAAGTACGTGGAGCGGTTCGGCGGCCGGAAGGAGGGAACCCTGCGCAACGGCGCGGTCACGGAGGACGGCGAGCCGTACGACGCGGTCCGCTACTCGATAGCCCGCGAGGAGTGGGCCGCCGCGACCGAGCCATAATTTACTTCAGCCGCGCTCGCGAAAAAGGACCGATGGCTGACAACGGAATAGCGGAGCGTGTACCGTTCGGCGTCGGCGCGGCCGCCGGCGCGGGTGCGTGGGTCCTCGGCTACCTCGTGACGTATCTCGTCGCGTCGAGCGACATCCAGAACTCCCTGTTCGGACAGGTGCTGGAGGCCGCGGAGATCGGGACCTGGCAGGTCGTCGGCTGGGTGTTCTACAACGCGCACTTCGTGAACACGAACGTCGACCTCGGCTTCTTCGGCTCCGGCGCGACGAACGCTATCGGGGGCGACGGCGGCTTCACCGTCCTCCTGTACGTCGTGCCGCCGCTCCTGCTGCTCGGCGCGGGCCTCGCCGTCGGACGGGCGGCCGGCGCGGGGTCGCTGGACGCAGCGAACGCGGCCGTCGCCGGCGCGTCGACCGTCATCGGCTACGGCCTGCTCTCGGTCGTCGGCGTCTTCCTGTTCGCGACGGAGAGCGTGACGCCCGACCTCGTGACGGGCATCCTGCTCGGGGGCCTGCTGTACCCGGTCGTGTTCGGCGCGGTCGGCGGCTTCGTCGCCAAGGCGACCGAGGGCGGCGCGTAGCTCACAGCTCCCGGGCGACCATCTCCCCCCAGTGGGAGAAGCCGTGTCGCTCGTAGAAGGCGCGGGCCCGCTCGTTCTCCCGGTCCACGTCCAGTACCACCCGGTCGAGCGGCAGGTCCTGGGAGCGCGCGTGGTCGAGGCCGCGCGCGAACAGGTCGTCCGCGAGGCCCGTCCCCCGGCGCGCGGGCCGGACGTACACCTCGTTCACGACGGCGGCGTCCCAGACGAAGGCCAGCCGCTCGGGGAGGAGGAAGACGTAGCCGTCGAGTCCGTCCGCGCCCGGCGCGACGAACACGCAGTCCTCGTCGGCGACACACCGCCGCACCCACGCGAGCCAGCGGTCGCGGTACGCGTCGTCCAGTTTCGCGTCGTAGGCGGCGGCCTTCGCGTCGTCGCCGGCCGCGCCCATGTCGCTCTCGAAGCGCCGCTTGAGCGCCCACAGCGCCTCCTCGTCGCGGTCGGGGTCGTACGGGCGGACGGTCACGTCCCCTCCCTCGCACCCGTCAGTCATCAGCGTCCCGGAGTCGCCACCACGTCGCCGCGACGCCCGCGAGTATCAGGGTGACGTGCCAGCCGCGGTAGACGACCGGGAAGACGCGCTCGGCGCCGGCGTCGGAGCCGCGCTGCGGGTCCACGCCGCTCGCCACGTGGACCTCCTCGGTCGAGCCCTGCTGGCCCACGTCGACGCTCGGCGCGCCGCCACCGCCGCCGGTCGCGTTCCCCGCGGAGCCGTCGGGGGCGGGCGCGGACTCGAACGTGACGTTCACGAACGTCTGGTAGAGGCCGTCGGCGGTCGAGTACCCGGCGCGACCCCCTATCTCGACGAACTGGTCGTAGAGCGGGTAGAGCGGGTTCGCGCCCAGCGCGGTGAAGAGGTCGAGGCCGACGCCGGCGACGACGTAGCCGGCGAGCGCGACCCACGCGACGCGGACCCCGTAGTCGTCGTATCGGCCCCGGAGCCACGACTCCGGGCGGCGCGCGTCCCACCACAGCAGGGTCGCGAGCGTACCGGGGAGCAGCAGGGTGTGGAACGCGGCGCGGTGGGCCGACTCGACGACGAGCGCGACGAACACGTCGAGGTCCGGGAAGACGGTCGCCGCCGCCACGACGGCCGCGGCCCGGCGGTCGAAGTCGCTCCCGAGCAGGCCGGCCGCGAGCAGCAGCGCGAAGGCCACGTGGAGGACGGTCGAGGGCATCAGCGCTCACCCCGCCGGAACAGACGCCCCCCGGCTACGACCGCGCCCGCGAGGACGACGAGCAGCTGCCACCCCGAGCCGACGAGGACGAGGTCGCGGACGACGCCGGTGTCGGGACCGTCGGCGGGGTTCAGGAACGTGGCGATGTGGCGGCCGCCCGCCACGGTGCCCGACCCGGCCTCGGGGAACAGTTCGCCGCCGCCGAGGTTCGGCTTCACGAGCGTGAACAGGGCTCCCTCGGTCGTCGAGTAGCCGACCTTCCCGACGACGCCGAAGAAGCGGCCGTGGACCGGCCACAGCACCGCGGCGCTCTCGACGTTGAACAGGTCGAGCGCGACGGCGAAACAGCAGGCGGCGAGCGCGACCCACGCGACGCGGACCCCGCGGTCGCCGTATCTCGACCGGAGCCACGAGTCCGGACGGCGCGCGTCCCAGCGGACGGCGAGGCCGACGAGGAGGGGTATCCAGACGTTGTGGAGCGCGGCGTTATGGAGTCCCTCGAAGACCACGTCGATGACCGCGTCGAGGTCGGGGGCGATGCCGGCGGCGACGACGACGGCGAGGCTCCGGGGCGTCAGGTCGCGCTCGTCGAGGAGGGCGGCCGCGAGCAGCGCCGCGAGACCGGCGGCGACGAGCGCGGACGGCATACCGGCCGGCAGGGGGGAACCGACTTAAGCGCCGCGGCGGTCCCCAGGGTATGGACCGGACGGCGCGCCAGCAGTTGGCCGAACACATGGCCGGCGAGGTGACGATGAGCGACGAGCCGGGCGCGACCCTCCGGAAGTGGCGCGAGGAGTTCGACGTGACGGGCGCGGCCCTGGCCGAGGCGCTCGACGTGTCGCCCTCCGTCGTCTCCGACTACGAGTCGGGGCGGCGCGACTCCCCGGGTATCGGCGTCGTCCGGCGGTTCGTGGAGGGACTGCTCGACATCGACGAGGCGCGCGGCGGCGACCGCCTGCGCCAGTTCGCGCGCGTCCTCTCGGCGGGCTTCGAGTCCGACATCGTCCACGACCTGCGGGAGTACCCGGCGACGGTGCCGCTCCGGCGGTTCTACTCGGCGGTCGAGGCGCGGGAGGTGGCCGGGACCGGCGGCGGCGGTCCCTCGCGGCTCGCCGGTCACACCGTCATCAACTCGATACAGGCCATCTCGCGGCTCTCCTCCGAGGAGTTCTACCGGCTGTACGGCCAGTCCACGAACCGCGCGCTCGTCTTCACGGACGTGACGCGCGGCGAGGGACCGCTGGTCGCGCTCCGGGTCGTCACGCCGACGCCGACAGCGGTCGTGCTTCACGGGCTCTCGGAGGAGGAGCTATGGGAACACGCTCCGCGGCTCGCGAACGCCGACGGCTACTCGCTCGCCGTGACCGAGGAGCCGCTCGACTCGATGCTGGCCGCGCTGCGCGACCTCCCCTAGTGGCGGTGGGTGAAGAGCAGGGTGTCGTCGTCGTGTCTGGAGACACAGAGGTCGAGCAGCCGGCTGAGTTCGAGCGAGGTCTCCTCGTCGTGGACGACGACGAGGTCGTCGAACGGCTCCCCGCAGGCGGGGCAGGCGACGCTGACGGTGTTGCGGTAACTGGAGACGCCGCCGCCGGACTCGGTCGGCGTCAGCGAGGAAACGAGTTCGTCGTACTCCGCGGAATCCATACCGGCCCCACAGGACGCGGGGGCTTAGTTTTTCACTCGACGTAGCGGTACTTCCGCTCGCCCATCCGACCCCACCCGTCGAAGACGAACTCGTCCTCGGGGGCCGTGAACTCCTCGAAGTCGCGGTCCTTCGAGTGGTCGTGGGCGGCGTGGACGCGCTCGTACTCCTCGAAGGTGAGGTCGTAGCGGTCGGCGACCTGCTCGTCGATGTTCAGGCCGGCTATCTCCTCGTCCCAGCCGGGCTGGACGGTCTCGTGGTGGACCTCCGCCTGCGCGCCCGAGCCGTAGGAGGCGACGAAGATGCGCTCGCCGGTCATGTCGCGGCCCTCGGAGAGCGCGCGCTTCAGGCCCGCGATGCGGGCGATGTGGACCGACCCGGTGTACCAGTTGCCGACCCGCCGCGAGATGTCGAGCGTCGGGTCGATGGTGGCGTCGTACCACGCCGCGTACCGGTCCGTCCCCTTCAGGTCGTCCGTGTACGCGCTGACCGCCTCGGAGAACGCCTCGTCGTCGTCGAACTCCTCGCGCCGGGGTTGCATCCCGATGGCGTCCGCGAGTTCCTCCTCGATCTCCGTGTCCCGGGTGATGTGCCGGTAGGCGAGCAGCGCGGCCTTCCGCACCATCCCCGGGAACGGCGTGTGGAACGGCGCGTACACGAAGTCGTCGGGGTGGAGGTCGCCGGCGACCGACTCGTAGTCCTCCACGGCCTCGCGCATCCGGGCGAGGTACACCTGCACCGAGCGCTTGCCGTCCACGCTCGGGAACTGCTGGTTCGGCTTGAGGAAGTCCGTCTCGTCGGCGCTGCCGTACCCCTGCGCGTCCGAGAGCGTGACGAGGTCCGGGTCCTCGGAGACGAGCATCGCCACCGCGCCCGCGCCCTGCGTCGCCTCGCCGGGGTCGTCGCGCGCGTACAGCGCCGTGTCCGTCGCGACGACGATGGCCGACCGGCCGCGGTTACGGCCCGCACGGATCCAGTTGTACGCGTCGTCGATGGCCTGCGTGCCGGCGACGCAGGCGAACTTCCGCTCCCCCTTGTTGGCGTGGTGGAAGTCGCCGTCGAACGTCTGTTCGAGACAGCCCGCGATGTACGTCGAGATGGGCTTGGAGTTGTCGAACGACGACTCCGTCGCCACGTCGATGCGGCCGACGTCGTCGGGCGAGAGGTCGTGTCGCTCCATCAGCCGCTTGCAGGCGTTCGCGCCCATCGTGACGATGTCCTCGTAGGTGTCGGGGAACGACGACTCGAACAGGCCGAGCCCCTTCGTGTACTTCGCGGGGTCGTCGCCCTTCTCCGGGGCGAACGTCTCCGCGAGGTCGAGTTTCAGCTTCCCGGTCCAGATTTCGACCGCGTCGATGCCGACGTCGCTCATACCTGCCGGTCGTAGTCCCGGTATAAGGACCTGACGACGACGAGTTCGTCGTGTGTCGAACTGCGTCGAACTACTCGGTCAGCGGGGCCGTGTCCCCCGTGCCGTCGAGGAACGCCGTGTAGGTGCGCTCGTTCCCGGCCGCGTCGCGCACCGTCACCTCGACGTAGACGCCGTTCGTCTCCCGCCGCGGGTCGTTGACCTTGACCTCCCCGAGCGACAGCGTCGTCGTCTCCGCCGCGCGGACCGACTCGCGAGCGACCTCCCGGCGCTCGACGGTGACGACCCCGTCGCGCTGCTCGGCGAAGGCGACGTAGGTGACCGAGACGACGTCGTCGCCGAAGGTCCCGTCGAACCGAACCGCGTCGGCGTTCGCGCCACGGCCGTCGACCGTCGCCGTCAGGTCGGCTGTCGGCGGCGTCGTGTCCGACGGTGTCGGCGTGGGAGTCGGTGTCGGCGTCGGCGTGGGAGTCGGGGTCGGGGTCGGCGTCGATGTGGCCGTCGGCGTCGGGGTCGGCGTCGGGGTGGCCGACGGCCGCGGCGTCCCCTCGGGCGTCGCCCCCCGCGCGTACACGCTCTCGGAGAAGTACACCTCGCCGCTCGGCCCGTGGACCACCTGCACGCGCACGAGCGACCCGGCCGCGGCCGCCGGGTCGAGGTCGATGCGGACCGCGTCGCCCGGCGCGAACCGCTCGCCCGCGACCGTGTTGAGCGCGACCCGCTCCGTGGTGTTCGCCGTAGCGACGACGACGGTCACGTCCGCGGCCGGAACCGAATCGCCGCCGCCGTGAACGACGGTGACGGCGTCGGTGGTGGACGAGACCTCCGCGCCGACGAAGGGCCCGGTCGAGGCGTCGACGTCGAGGACCAGTGGCGCCGCGACCGCGCTCACGACGGAGACGGCGATGACGGAGAGGAGGATGACGCCGAGTTGTTGGGATTGGGCGCGAGTATCGGTGTCGGTCATCCGATGAATGTTATCGTCTCGGACGTCCCGTCCGCGAACTCCAACACGACGGTGACGGTTTTGCCGGTGACGTCGACGCGGTCTCCGTTGTTCTTCCGGAAGAACGAAACCGTGACGGTCGCGTTTCTCCCGGCCCCGACGGTTGCGGCGTCCGTGAGTGAAACGGTCTGCCCGTTGGTGAGTTCGTTCGTTTCCTGTCCGCTCGACGGCCCGGCCTCGTAGTAGCCGCTGTCGGTAGAGTCGATGTACACTTCGTTCTGCCCGGCATCGCTCCCGCCGCTTTGCTCGTAGACGGACTTCGTCGACTGTGCGTCCACGCTGACACCCGTGATCTCCACATCCGAACTACCGTTGTTCAGCACGGAGAACTGCACTTGGCTACTCTGGCCGGTGGTTCCCCCGTCGCCGTTGTACTCGATACTATCGGCGGACGTGCTCGTGCCCCCACTCCCATCCCCTCCCGTCGCGGAATCCGAC from Halosegnis marinus carries:
- a CDS encoding NADP-dependent malic enzyme — its product is MGLDEDSLDYHAADPPGKLEISTTKPTNTQRDLSLAYSPGVAAPCNAIAENPDDAYKYTAKGNLVGVVSNGTAVLGLGDIGAQASKPVMEGKGVLFKRFADIDVFDIELDQTDPKEVITSVSAMEPTFGGINLEDISAPECFEIEETLREEMDIPVFHDDQHGTAIISGAALLNACDITGKDISELDIVFSGAGASAIATARFYVSLGASKENITMCDSSGPITPDRDDVNEYKREFANATDADDLADAMVGADVFVGLSVGGIVSQDMVRGMAEDPVIFAMANPDPEIGYEEAKAARDDTVIMATGRSDYPNQVNNVLGFPFIFRGALDVRATEINEEMKRAAAEALADLARQDVPDAVVKAYGDQPLQYGPNYVIPKPLDPRVLFEVAPAVAQAAIDSGCAREEMDLSTYAEGLEARLGKSREMMRVVLNKAKSDPKRVVLAEGDDEKMVRAAYQLTDQGIAEPVLIGDADDVRRTAAELGLDFEPEVVDPEGGDLEPYADRLYELRQRKGITRREAEELVTDGNYLGSVMVEMGDADAMLTGLMHHYPEALRAPLQVVGTDPETDYAAGVYMLTFKNRVVFCADTTVNQDPSAEVLEEVTKQTAKLARSFNVEPRAALLSYSDFGSVRNEGTEKVRDAANALRADDAVDFTVDGEMQADTAVVEEMLTGDYDFSDLKEPANVLVFPNLEAGNIAYKLLQRLGGAEAIGPMLVGMDKPVHVLQRGDEVKDIVNLAGVAVVDAQDD
- a CDS encoding basic amino acid ABC transporter substrate-binding protein, which encodes MSREFSMDRRAYLATLGTGAAASLAGCSGFLGGSDAIVPGTAPGFQPFEFREGGELVGFDIDLTEAVFAETDYELAEWETFEFDSLIQALTNDRIDFIAAAMTINDDRDETIDFSDPYYSANQSVVVRDDGSFSPSELGDLSGHPIGAQSGTTGEGVIQTELIETGELEESNYNSYDNYVLAVEDLQNGNIDAVVIDEPVGETFASQRPVEVAFVYETGEQYGFGMRTEDDDLTTAVNEGLAAVRQGGTYGELTSEWFGN
- a CDS encoding amino acid ABC transporter permease, coding for MLAQTGPDPWEFIYANSGFLFEGLVFTLALTATSIVLGFVVGLPAAVVETYGDGLGRRLVERVGVLFRGTPIVILLAVFYFVFPLNITTFVAATLGLGLRSAAYQSQIFRGSLQSVSGGQMEAARAVGLTKREAIRRVTVPQALRRAIPGFQNEFTIVLKDTSVAYAIGLGELLTNGTQLYLTEDGNTAVLEIFLVISAVYFVLTMVANRSLDFVGRVFAIPGGDAR
- a CDS encoding amino acid ABC transporter ATP-binding protein, with amino-acid sequence MSLLEFDDVYQSYGDEEVLKGITASMDRGDVEVVIGPSGSGKSTLLRCVNRLTDIDSGDIRLDGTSIYDRDENDLRRQVGMVFQDFNLFAHLTALENVTLGLRRVRGFTKEEARADAHDHLERVGLADQADSYPAELSGGQKQRVGIARALAMDPELMLFDEPTSALDPELVGEVVSVMRDLADEGMTMLVVTHEMGFARSTASRLTFMDDGKLVEQGPPDRLFEAPEHERTARFLRRLTDMHAGTGP
- a CDS encoding amino acid ABC transporter permease, encoding MSGATATETRRLGGGAALRYAAFGVFWGYLLLRWAYEWVLADALGMARGAPFLPVGTFESLAASWTGTPVGGFFSFLALVGESLPAAVSGAWLTVVLTVVSMLLGLVIAVPLSVARVYGGRLTRGVALAYTELIRGTPLLAQLFVLYFGLSLSATIRELPFVGEGFVPGQAVFVAVIGFTINSAAYQSEYIRSALLSVEDGQLRAGRAVGLSRLDTIRYVVLPQGLRYAIPGWTNELVYLIKYSSLAAFITVPELYKRTSDIAAGNFRYFELLVLAGVIYLGLVLSASALMGRVEDRVSIPGLGSERRR
- a CDS encoding replication factor C large subunit; translation: MVMDWTEKYRPSTLSEVRGNDKARDALREWAETWDDHREAVILHGSPGVGKTSAAHALANDMGWPVIELNASDQRTGDVIDRVAGEAAKSSTLTQSAEGEPGRRLVIMDEADNIHGTYDRGGARAVTRIVKEASQPMVLIANEFYDMSRGLRDACRTIEFRDVSSRSIVPVLRDLCRKEGIAFDEKALKRIADGNDGDLRGAVKDLQAVADGKDEVTVDDITNGDRDTTKGIFDFLDAVLKEEDAEDALHLTYDVDETPDDLLLWLEDKAPKVFDAGELARAYDHLSRADRWLGRVRATQNYSYWRYATDNIAAGVAAARDETRGGWTRYGGAPYRSTKNKTRDDIAARIAETAGVSTATARRDVIPFLAVMTHHCKNRDLTVRMAARYDLDAAGVAFVTGSGESTNKVQDVVADAEELKAEEAAEHGGDAFLERVEEDAGESEAAQAESGDVESLAEDDGEEETAADAESDDGQSGLSDFM